A genomic stretch from Microtus pennsylvanicus isolate mMicPen1 chromosome 9, mMicPen1.hap1, whole genome shotgun sequence includes:
- the Champ1 gene encoding chromosome alignment-maintaining phosphoprotein 1 gives MEVCQEPHKPLLSLDCDHCGFRGTDYENVQIHMGSIHPEFCDDMDAGGLGKMIFYQKSAKLFHCHQCFFTSKMYSNVYYHITAKHAASEKWRDKPKDQLSKETETVETPSLPEHQSTALDPAEVRPTPALPMETQKIGPSLSPEPQKSVPPALEPEDSGPVVSPEHQAPCLPAEASKTASVSSPECVDPASMVSELQKPAPASPESVKSALVSSKPQKHSPFADTGAPPSTLSPESPVLATSPEPWGPSLTASPESRKPTRTASPEPRKPSPPESPELWKPFPAVTSEPRRPTPAVSPGSWKPGPPGSPRPWKSSPSATSGPWKSSKPAPSLSPGPWKPIPSVSPGPWKPAPSVSSASWKSSVSSGSWKTPPTSPESWKSGPPELRKTALALSPEHWKAVPPVSPELRRPGPPLSPEIRSPAGSPELRKPSGSPDLWKLSPDQRKSSPASLDFPESQKSSRGSPDVWKSSFITESQKPSVFPETRKHPSGSSEPPKVASDIWKPVLSLDAEARKSTLFPEPTKAVLPASPEPRKRALFPEPRKHVLFPELPKSAVISNAQKATELGDELQLEAVDDAAKCDSLVQEGLLAAPKKLLEDALFPPSKKLKKDSQENSDAELSSSEYLRTDLDAIDIKGQESSSDQEQVDVESIDFGKENKMEMSSPEQSKNVLQFTEEKEAFISEEEIAKYMKRGKGKYYCKICCCRAMKKSAVLHHLVNKHNVHSPYKCTICGKAFLLESILKNHVAAHGQSLLKCPRCNFESNFPRGFKKHLTHCQSRFNEEANKKLMEALESPLEEPQM, from the coding sequence ATGGAAGTGTGTCAGGAGCCTCACAAACCATTGCTGAGCCTGGACTGTGACCACTGTGGTTTCAGAGGCACTGATTATGAGAACGTGCAGATCCACATGGGCTCCATCCATCCGGAGTTTTGTGATGATATGGATGCTGGAGGACTCGGCAAGATGATATTTTACCAGAAGAGTGCGAAGCTCTTCCACTGCCATCAGTGCTTCTTTACCAGCAAGATGTACTCCAATGTGTACTATCACATCACAGCCAAACACGCAGCCTCAGAGAAGTGGAGGGACAAACCAAAGGACCAGCTGAGCAAAGAGACCGAGACTGTGGAAACCCCTTCCCTTCCCGAACACCAGAGCACAGCCTTGGACCCAGCAGAAGTGAGGCCCACTCCAGCTCTCCCCATGGAAACACAGAAAATTGGTCCGAGTTTGTCTCCAGAGCCACAAAAGTCTGTTCCTCCTGCTCTGGAGCCTGAGGACTCTGGCCCTGTTGTTTCTCCTGAGCATCAGGCCCCTTGTCTTCCTGCTGAGGCCTCAAAAactgcttctgtttcttcccctgAATGTGTCGACCCAGccagcatggtgtctgagctgcagaagcctgcccctgcttcccctGAGTCCGTCAAGTCTGCTCTTGTTAGCTCCAAACCCCAGAAGCACTCTCCTTTTGCCGATACAGGGGCTCCCCCTTCCACCTTGTCTCCAGAGTCACCAGTTCTGGCCACATCGCCTGAGCCTTGGGGGCCATCCCTAACTGCATCTCCAGAGTCTCGGAAGCCTACACGGACTGCCTCCCCTGAGCCAAGGAAGCCATCCCCACCAGAGTCTCCTGAACTTTGGAAGCCATTCCCTGCCGTCACTTCAGAGCCTCGGAGACCAACCCCAGCAGTATCACCAGGTTCCTGGAAGCCAGGGCCACCTGGTTCTCCTCGGCCTTGGAAATCCAGTCCTTCAGCAACCTCAGGACCTTGGAAGTCATCTAAACCTGCTCCATCTTTGTCTCCTGGACCTTGGAAGCCAATACCTTCTGTGTCTCCTGGGCCTTGGAAGCCAGCTCCATCTGTGTCCTCTGCATCCTGGAAGTCTTCAGTCTCATCAGGTTCCTGGAAAACGCCCCCCACATCTCCAGAGTCATGGAAGTCTGGACCCCCTGAGCTCAGAAAGACAGCTCTTGCTTTGTCACCCGAACACTGGAAGGCAGTGCCCCCTGTGTCTCCTGAGCTTCGCAGACCGGGCCCACCCCTCTCTCCTGAGATCAGAAGTCCAGCAGGATCTCCAGAGCTCAGGAAACCTTCAGGGTCCCCAGACCTTTGGAAACTTTCTCCTGACCAGCGGAAAAGTTCTCCTGCTTCACTGGATTTCCCCGAGTCCCAGAAAAGTTCTCGTGGGTCTCCTGACGTCTGGAAGTCCTCCTTCATTACAGAATCTCAGAAGCCTAGCGTCTTCCCTGAGACACGGAAACATCCTTCTGGCTCATCTGAGCCCCCAAAGGTGGCCTCAGACATATGGAAGCCTGTCCTCTCTCTAGATGCTGAGGCTAGGAAGTCCACATTGTTTCCTGAGCCCACCAAAGCAGTCCTTCCTGCTTCTCCAGAGCCACGGAAACGTGCGCTTTTCCCAGAGCCCCGGAAGCATGTACTTTTCCCTGAGCTCCCCAAATCTGCTGTGATCTCCAACGCTCAGAAGGCCACTGAGCTTGGTGATGAGCTACAGCTGGAAGCTGTAGATGATGCTGCAAAATGTGATAGTCTGGTCCAGGAAGGGCTTCTGGCTGCACCTAAGAAACTGCTAGAGGATGCTCTATTTCCTCCttcaaagaaactcaagaaagacAGTCAAGAGAACTCAGATGCTGAGCTCAGTAGTAGTGAGTACCTGAGAACAGATTTAGATGCCATAGACATCAAGGGCCAGGAGTCCAGCAGCGACCAAGAGCAGGTGGATGTTGAGTCTATTGACTTTGGCAAAGAGAACAAAATGGAGATGAGTAGTCCAGAACAGTCCAAAAACGTACTTCAGTTCACCGAAGAGAAAGAGGCCTTCATTTCTGAGGAGGAGATCGCAAAGTACATGAAGCGTGGAAAAGGGAAATACTACTGCAAAATTTGCTGTTGCCGTGCCATGAAGAAAAGCGCTGTTTTGCATCACCTGGTTAATAAACACAATGTGCATAGTCCGTACAAGTGCACAATTTGTGGGAAAGCGTTTCTCTTGGAATCTATCCTTAAAAATCACGTCGCAGCCCATGGGCAAAGTTTACTTAAATGTCCACGCTGTAATTTTGAATCAAATTTCCCAAGAGGCTTTAAGAAACATTTAACTCATTGTCAAAGCCGGTTTAATGAAGAGGCAAATAAGAAGCTGATGGAAGCTCTTGAGTCACCATTGGAAGAGCCACAGATGTGA
- the Coprs gene encoding coordinator of PRMT5 and differentiation stimulator isoform X1, giving the protein MDPQAAPGQGSGEPSAREAPSAEAGFAAADLSGQETETEMAMDRLARGAQSIPTGSPARAEGPGVEEDGFVEEKEADGELYAWELSEGPPMEQAADLFSEDWDLELKADQGNPYDADDIQGSISQEIKPWVCCAPQGDMMYDPSWHHPPPLIPHYSKMVFETGQFDDAED; this is encoded by the exons ATGGACCCTCAGGCGGCACCCGGTCAGGGGTCCGGAGagcccagtgctcgggaggcccCCAGCGCGGAG GCTGGCTTTGCCGCAGCTGACCTCTCTggtcaggagacagagactgagatgGCCATGGATCGACTAG CCAGAGGAGCCCAGAGCATCCCTACTGGCAGCCCTGCCCGTGCTGAGGGCCCAGGTGTGGAAGAGGATGGCTTTGTGGAGGAGAAGGAAGCCGATGGGGAACTGTACGCCTGGGAGCTGTCAGAAGGGCCGCCCATGGAACAGGCTGCTGATCTCTTTAGTGAGGACTGGGACTTGGAGCTGAAAGCAGACCAAGGCAATCCTTACG ATGCCGATGACATCCAGGGGAGCATTTCTCAAGAGATTAAGCCTTGGGTGTGCTGTGCCCCGCAAGGAGACATGATGTATGACCCCAGCTGGCACCACCCCCCTCCACTGATACCACATTATTCTAAGATGGTCTTTGAAACAGGACAGTTTGATGATGCCGAAGACTAA
- the Coprs gene encoding coordinator of PRMT5 and differentiation stimulator isoform X2, with protein MDPQAAPGQGSGEPSAREAPSAEAGFAAADLSGQETETEMAMDRLGKGAQSIPTGSPARAEGPGVEEDGFVEEKEADGELYAWELSEGPPMEQAADLFSEDWDLELKADQGNPYDADDIQGSISQEIKPWVCCAPQGDMMYDPSWHHPPPLIPHYSKMVFETGQFDDAED; from the exons ATGGACCCTCAGGCGGCACCCGGTCAGGGGTCCGGAGagcccagtgctcgggaggcccCCAGCGCGGAG GCTGGCTTTGCCGCAGCTGACCTCTCTggtcaggagacagagactgagatgGCCATGGATCGACTAGGCAA AGGAGCCCAGAGCATCCCTACTGGCAGCCCTGCCCGTGCTGAGGGCCCAGGTGTGGAAGAGGATGGCTTTGTGGAGGAGAAGGAAGCCGATGGGGAACTGTACGCCTGGGAGCTGTCAGAAGGGCCGCCCATGGAACAGGCTGCTGATCTCTTTAGTGAGGACTGGGACTTGGAGCTGAAAGCAGACCAAGGCAATCCTTACG ATGCCGATGACATCCAGGGGAGCATTTCTCAAGAGATTAAGCCTTGGGTGTGCTGTGCCCCGCAAGGAGACATGATGTATGACCCCAGCTGGCACCACCCCCCTCCACTGATACCACATTATTCTAAGATGGTCTTTGAAACAGGACAGTTTGATGATGCCGAAGACTAA